One window from the genome of Engraulis encrasicolus isolate BLACKSEA-1 chromosome 16, IST_EnEncr_1.0, whole genome shotgun sequence encodes:
- the scpp1 gene encoding secretory calcium-binding phosphoprotein 1 isoform X1: MTAAIVILCVMGAAIANPIMYNMTVDKVNLTSGVSSASNSLEQTVMPTLKASSSESESSETFQLQNVSSSSSSSSSSSTSDSSSSEQESSLVSDSSSQSDTSEQMSSEENTSANSTSSESSESSESQSNESNVTSNESQSESLEDTFNSAETGVTRDDSRGSKENLRRFFKVYNVQAKATASVSDSLQSTEESQDLDSSISNEVPGATGGAPSLSKESAASSEESISLALGNSTEDSATTSSKESAENNSAESTESSEMSSSQESNESNCVPGTDQECDSDSDESDMMGIGDNGEPEPFDGFFMPFDTPGELLLRR; this comes from the exons ATGACAGCTGCCATAGTGATTCTGTGTGTGATGGGTGCAGCCATTGCCAACCCT ATTATGTACAATATGACTGTGGACAAAGTTAACTTAACATCTGGG GTCTCATCAGCATCCAATTCTCTGGAGCAAACAGTCATGCCTACATTAAAG GCCAGTTCATCAGAATCCGAGTCCTCTGAAACGTTTCAGCTGCAG AAtgtctcatcatcctcatcctcatcctcatcctcatcaacaTCAGACAGCAGCTCTTCAGAGCAAGAG AGTTCACTGGTGTCTGACTCATCCAGCCAAAGTGACACATCGGAGCAGATG AGTTCCGAAGAAAATACATCAGCAAACTCT ACTTCTTCAGAATCATCAGAGTCAAGTGAATCCCAGTCCAATGAATCCAATGTG ACGTCAAACGAGAGCCAAAGCGAATCCCTGGAAGACACG TTTAATTCAGCAGAGACTGGGGTCACCCGAGATGACAGCAGAGGAAGCAAAGAGAACCTCAGAAGG TTTTTCAAAGTTTACAACGTCCAAGCGAAAGCAACGGCCTCTGTGAGCGATTCGCTCCAGTCGACGGAGGAGAGCCAGGACCTGGACAGCAGCATCTCTAACGAGGTCCCAGGGGCCACCGGGGGGGCACCGAGCCTCTCGAAGGAGAGCGCCGCAAGCAGTGAGGAGAGCATCAGTCTGGCCCTGGGAAACAGCACGGAGGACAGCGCTACAACAAGCAGCAAGGAGAGCGCGGAGAACAACAGCgcagagagcacagagagcagCGAGATGAGCAGCAGTCAGGAGAGCAACGAGAGCAACTGTGTCCCGGGCACCGACCAGGAGTGCGACAGTGACAGTGATGAGTCCGATATGATGGGCATTGGGGACAATGGGGAGCCCGAGCCGTTCGATGGCTTCTTCATGCCCTTCGACACTCCAGGAGAGCTGCTGCTGAGAAGATGA
- the scpp1 gene encoding secretory calcium-binding phosphoprotein 1 isoform X2 produces MTAAIVILCVMGAAIANPIMYNMTVDKVNLTSGASSSESESSETFQLQNVSSSSSSSSSSSTSDSSSSEQESSLVSDSSSQSDTSEQMSSEENTSANSTSSESSESSESQSNESNVTSNESQSESLEDTFNSAETGVTRDDSRGSKENLRRFFKVYNVQAKATASVSDSLQSTEESQDLDSSISNEVPGATGGAPSLSKESAASSEESISLALGNSTEDSATTSSKESAENNSAESTESSEMSSSQESNESNCVPGTDQECDSDSDESDMMGIGDNGEPEPFDGFFMPFDTPGELLLRR; encoded by the exons ATGACAGCTGCCATAGTGATTCTGTGTGTGATGGGTGCAGCCATTGCCAACCCT ATTATGTACAATATGACTGTGGACAAAGTTAACTTAACATCTGGG GCCAGTTCATCAGAATCCGAGTCCTCTGAAACGTTTCAGCTGCAG AAtgtctcatcatcctcatcctcatcctcatcctcatcaacaTCAGACAGCAGCTCTTCAGAGCAAGAG AGTTCACTGGTGTCTGACTCATCCAGCCAAAGTGACACATCGGAGCAGATG AGTTCCGAAGAAAATACATCAGCAAACTCT ACTTCTTCAGAATCATCAGAGTCAAGTGAATCCCAGTCCAATGAATCCAATGTG ACGTCAAACGAGAGCCAAAGCGAATCCCTGGAAGACACG TTTAATTCAGCAGAGACTGGGGTCACCCGAGATGACAGCAGAGGAAGCAAAGAGAACCTCAGAAGG TTTTTCAAAGTTTACAACGTCCAAGCGAAAGCAACGGCCTCTGTGAGCGATTCGCTCCAGTCGACGGAGGAGAGCCAGGACCTGGACAGCAGCATCTCTAACGAGGTCCCAGGGGCCACCGGGGGGGCACCGAGCCTCTCGAAGGAGAGCGCCGCAAGCAGTGAGGAGAGCATCAGTCTGGCCCTGGGAAACAGCACGGAGGACAGCGCTACAACAAGCAGCAAGGAGAGCGCGGAGAACAACAGCgcagagagcacagagagcagCGAGATGAGCAGCAGTCAGGAGAGCAACGAGAGCAACTGTGTCCCGGGCACCGACCAGGAGTGCGACAGTGACAGTGATGAGTCCGATATGATGGGCATTGGGGACAATGGGGAGCCCGAGCCGTTCGATGGCTTCTTCATGCCCTTCGACACTCCAGGAGAGCTGCTGCTGAGAAGATGA